TGTTGATGGTGTTTAGCGCACGCCCCAGCAGGCCCGCAGTGGCCACACCCTCGGGCATGGTCCAGACAGGCCACTTGCTGGCGTCAGTGCCCACCACGGCCTTAATCTCAGCGGCCTTGAGGGATGCATTCACGTCGCCGGTAGAGGCAACCACGATATCCTCGTGGATCTTGCCGCCCAGCGACTTCTCGAGCAGCGTCTTGGGATCAGTCTTGTCCTGGTCGTCCCACTGCTTCTCGTAGTCCCAGATGCCCAGATCTTCAAGGTACTTGTATTGTACGAGCTGCGCATTCAGGGCGTTCCACAGCATGATGGCCATGTCGCCCCGGGTGACGAAGTCACCGCCGAACTCCACGCCCTCGAAGAGGCCGTTCTCGGAAGCAACCACCATGTAGTTGCTGGGCCATTCACCGGGCAGGTTCACGTAGCCGAGCACCCGGCCCAGCACGGTGGCGGCCTGCGGGAACGTGATGTTCTCGTCAGGGTGGAAGTTGCCGTCGGGATAACCCGCGAGCAGCTTCTTGGCCACCGCCACGTTCACGTAACCGCTCGCCCAGTGTGTCGCCGGCACATCCGCGAACTTGGTGGGGCCGGCCATGTACTTGACCACGCCCTCCAGCCCAAGCAGGCGCACGGCGAAGGCCGCGAACTGAGCCCGGGTCACCGGGGCAAGCGGCATCCACTGGCCGTCGATGCCCTTGGCGATACCGAGGGCTTCCAGCTTGGCGACGGCATCAGCGCACGCCTGGCCCTGCACATCGGGGAAGCTGGCCGGCGTGAGCACCGCCGCGCTGGCAGTGGCAGCGATGGAGAGTACGAAGGCAACTACCAGGGCTGCCACTAACGCTTTTCTCACGTCTTCTAACCTCCTTTACACGACATTGAGAGTCCTCTGGCCCTTTGAATGGATGTGTCGCACTGTGTGAGTCCCACCCCCTGCTTCTACAACGTTTACTCCGGGCGAGGCCACCCCTCCCCCGGAAAATGTGCTGGAGGAAGCTATTCGCTATCCACCCGCAATTTTCCTTCTGGGGAGTTGCTATCTGGCAGCTTGACCTCTACCTGGAGTGATCGCCGTTCCTTCCCTTTGTGACGCATACCCTGGTCATTTTGTTCCCGGCAGCCTGTCCAGGGAATTGCAGGAATAGAGGTGGCCCTCGCAGAACACCAGGAGTTTACCACTCACGTGCTGACGAAGTGCGCTTGCGAGGGCGGGGCGCCGGGAGATGGAGGGGGCACGAAGGGAAGAATAGGGTTGGTATGGAATTAGGCACCAGTGAGGTGCGGGGCATGACCGAGGCCGAACTGCTCGAGATTATTGCCGGCGGGGAGTCCTTCACCGTGGAGTTCAAGGGGGAAGGCCGCCAGCCCCTCAGCGATCGCGACCTGGTGGAGGCGGTGGTGTGCCTGGCCAATGGGGAAGGCGGACTGCTGCTGGTAGGAGTTGAGGATGACGGTACGGTAACCGGGGCGCGCCCGCGCCACGAGGGCGGTTTCACCGATCCCCGGCGGGTGCAGGCGCTCATCGCCAACCAAACCCGCCCCTCGCTCGCAACCAGGGTTTACAGCGTTG
The Bacillota bacterium DNA segment above includes these coding regions:
- a CDS encoding ATP-binding protein; translated protein: MELGTSEVRGMTEAELLEIIAGGESFTVEFKGEGRQPLSDRDLVEAVVCLANGEGGLLLVGVEDDGTVTGARPRHEGGFTDPRRVQALIANQTRPSLATRVYSVEVRGKMVLAIDVPRSPVPVGTTEGKYLRRAIGGRGEPACVPYHFHEMQAGWQMEAPRTTRR